Genomic segment of Mercurialis annua linkage group LG6, ddMerAnnu1.2, whole genome shotgun sequence:
TGTTTTGACcagtaattattttattacgATTCCAATTAAAGGCTTGGTCCGTGCACTCCCTGGGTATTTCAGGGATATGGAAACTTTTGCAGCATCTAATTACATACACCCTTCTCATTTGAAGCTTCATATATTGATATTACCTATTCATATTAGTTGGAAATAAGCCTAGAATGTATACCTGACTTTTGGTTGCTCATGTAATTATTTTGCAAAGTGTGTTGAAATTTGATTACCTTTAAATATTGGTGAGTTCAGAGTCATAGTTTGTTCCTCTTGTTTCTCCACCTTCCAATGACCcaattttgtaatgtttgcaggtttattttacaatttatgaCCAGTTCAAAAGCTTTCTTTCTTCCAATGGTTAGTGCTAATATGCTGCTTTCATTAAAGATTATGTACAAATACATGCTTCATTAACATCTATCTGTTGCATAGATTTTATTATGGCATTCACCCGGACATACTTTCTcctaaaatcattttttttataattgttagtTTTCTTAGTGCCAAATCAATGTTTATGCAACTCTGGTGCTTGTACAGGTGAGAATCATCTTTCACTAGGTGCTACCGTGATAGCTGCATCTGGTGCTGGAGCTGCAACAACTATTTTTACCAATCCTCTTTGGGTTGTGAAGACAAGACTTCAAGTACATACTACTGATTCTATCCTCACTTATGTATTAGATGAAAAGctaatttcaattaatatacGGTTTGCAATACTTGCATTGAGTGAAATTCTTAGGCACCAGGAGCTTTGTTAATGCATACATTTGTATTAGATTTTCTTTCAGTGCTGATTCTGCTGAACATAGCTCTAAAGCTTAAGGAATGTCTTTAAAGAGATGGGAGGCTTGAGTATCTCTGTTGTCATTCTTGCTGCTTTTAATTATATGCTTTCTTCATCTTGTTGAGAGTTCATGACATGTTAGTGTTTAGTCACTTTTATGCGTTTTAACCAAAATAATATGGAACAATCTACTCTTATGCAACTGTCAATATAGTAAGAATATAGAGAATTAATGGATGGGAGAATCATTTTTGCATGCCACTTGCAAGAGTTGCAAGTGGATGCATGATGCATCTTTCAAAGTGTTGAAGTGCTGATAACTCACTcactttttctgtttttttttcctGTGGCTTTTAGACTCAAGGAATAAGACCAGGAGTGGTGCCATATCGAGGTACACTTTCTGCATTGAGGAGAATAGCTCATGAGGAAGGTATTCGTGGCTTATACAGGTATTCTATAATATGGCTACTTGTATTGGTCTGTTTGGGTGGTGCTTATAATTGCAAAAGTAAAACATAATAATTCTTAAGCTTTGTGTGATAAACAGTGGTCTTGTGCCTGCATTGGCTGGCATCAGCCATGTTGCCATTCAATTTCCAACTTACGAGAAGATAAAGTCTTATTTGGCCGATAGACGTAAGTGATTTTTTGATCAACTTTTCTGGAATGTTCATATGTGGAAGTTGATAACTTTTAACTAGAAGATGTTGTTTCAGATAATACTACAATGGATAAACTAAGTGCGCGTGACGTTGCAGTTGCTTCTTCTGTCTCAAAAATATTTGCTTCCACATTGACATATCCACACGAGGTATTTTGATGAACATTTTTCCTATTTTCTGTTATTATTAGCCAGCAGAAACACGAGATATATCATAGGCGCCTGCTGTGTAATTTCCCTATTCAGTCCACCAGCACAGGTTTCTGGTGCTGTTATTTTTttggaattaaaaatattaggaaATTGCAGTTGCAGCTGCTTTATGCTGAATATGTTAATATCTTAAGGGAAAGAAAGGGgatattgaaatgtttttagCTTGTTACTTGAAATGTTGGATTGCTGGATGCATCAGCTACCTACaagctatgttgcacggaaacttggCGAGTCCTACCTCGGCATTTCATTTCCGTTTTCGGAGACATGAACTTCCGAAACTTtatatctataatttattcttataaaaacTATTATTTCACTGTTTTCTATTTTAGACTTCATTTCAACGTTTTTTTGCAACATAGCCTACAAGTAATATTAATAGCAAATATCTCTGAGGCTGCTGTAATTGTCTTTTTCTTGTTCAATGAGCAGAGGAGCCTGTTACCAAACTTTAGGTTTGTAACTTATTTTCTCCTTATCCAATGAGCGGCCTTTTGAAGGTCGGTTTATTTGGCATCTATTGACTGTTTAGCTCTCGAATCACAAAGCATACTCCTATTTTCTGTATGTTTAGGCCAAAACATGAAACTTGAGGCGTGTGACCAAGTTTGATGTCGTCTGCCCTACCTCTTTAGTTGGAGTGATATAAGAACAGAGAATTAGTTCTGACCTGACATATGCAGGTGGTACGCTCAAGGCTTCAAGAGCAGGGTCACCACTCTGAGAAGCGTTACTCCGGTATGGTTGATTGCATTAGGAAAGTATTTCAGCAAGATGGTATCCATGGTTTCTACCGCGGCTGTGCTACAAACCTTATCAGGACTACCCCGGCTGCTGTCATTACATTCACCAGCTTTGAGATGATACACCGGTTTCTTGTTGCTCGCTATTCCCCGGATACATGTCCTAACACATTATGAAGGTGAATTATAAACCTTAAGAATTTTTGTGTTGGTACGCCAACTTGCATCACTGTGGACAGAAAATGGAAGAATTGAAAGGTTAGCTTTACAGTTCCTGCTGTCACAGTGGCGATATGTTTTCTACAGATTTCTTGTGCACTTCTTTTTCCTGGTAGTTTTTGTAGTAAAAACCACAGTTATTGAAATTTACACCCTCTGGTAGGACTTGGTGTATCTGAAAGTTGCTAGAGGGGAGAAAATTCATGTTACATTGATAATGATGATAATGACGACAAAAAGGGCCGTATATTATAGATTGATAACAttcaaaacataaattatttttttctatgttGACTGTCTAATATGATtagcatttttttcttttcctaccAGAAAGGTAGAAACATTTTTATGTGTAGACTTtgtattttagtcattttttctTATGTGGAATAGAGACTGCTGAATAACctgtttagtttttaaatttttatttttaaaagaccaAATGTGATGCATGGATTAAGAATATAACTCAAGTAGTTGgacacatatttaatttttattattcaaatgtaaaaaatcaaaaatgccTTGATAACCACCGGATGTTGGGTAGGTGTTTAAGAGTGGGTCTAGGTCCTgcaaagaaaaacaaatttcaGAGGAACACCAGAAAACAGTAAATCAGTATTTGATAGAGAAAAGTATGAGAATATAAATAAAGATAGAGAATAGGAATTAGATATATTTCTAGTCGTCTAGAGTTTGTTCATAATGTGATTTATATATAGATCATGTGATCAACGCTATTCCTCTGTTGAGATGTATTTTTCTTTTACGCCTAGCAGCACAGTTGTTAAAAGTGCATCCGAGGTGCTAGAAAAGCAATAGGCGTAGGTGGTGTGCCTGAAAAATACCTCAGGCGACCTCCTATTTTCGGGCGCGTTTAGGTGTCAACTGAGGCGCGAAGCATATTGTTTTCAAGCGAGAGGCGCTGCAACTTGAGTTGAAAGAAATCCTATTTTTGTTTTGGACTTTTAAAAAACAAACAGTGTTGGTGAAATATAAACTCTATAAATATCACATTTGGTTTTCAAAAACTACGGACGCTTAGATTCCTGCTCTGTTTTTATCACATAAACAAAGAATTAAAGTAATCCAGCAAATTTTTACATACAACGTTGTATATCTGTCATAGgcgttattttttttatatatatgcaCCTAGATTCACTCGACAATGCCGTTTTATTTTCCCTTAGTGCCTCAGGATTTGTGGCGTTTGCGCTTTTAACTACTATGCCTAGTAGAATAAGCATACACACATTTCGCGTGAGGACatatgtcatttggattgataTTTATTATTCAAGTAATCTTGGTCGGATTTATCTGTCTTCTGCCGGGGTCTTGGAATTATTTGCTCGGGTCTTCAGGTTGCTTGGGTTCCCTACCTTACTTGTATCTTAATGTTGCTCAGCCTCAATAAGTCCCTTGTTCGGGTCTTGATGTTGCTCGGAATTGCACTAATTACATTTGACTTGTTGAACTTTGTGGACTTTAGAAAATATAGCATTGTTTCTGTAATGTATTGTTTTCATGTATCAATTAGTGTCCATCGCTTAGACAGATGGTGAATATAAGTTTGGTGtggtaaaatgaaaaaaaaatctttacaTGTTAGTTTTTTGTTGTTAGTAGCCTGTGATTTGACATTCTAGTTGCCTGATTGCTATTGGACTCTATCATAATAGAATTAATAGAACGAATCACACTTTTACCACTAAACTATACCCGCTACAATGTTATTATTGTATATAAATGAACCTTTTGCACATTTGGGGTTCAAATCACCGAGTCTTGCTGGCAACTACCTACTCTCTAGTCACACCGATTCCTTCGACATACATGACTTATACTGCGACTGGTAATTCCGATGGATTTTCCAATGTAGTCTGGATCATACATGACCATGACGAGCTTGTGAAAACTGAATTGTTCTGGAGCTTAGTTGTTGCTGCGTTAGTAGCACAGCACTTGATTAAATCAACTTTTTCGTTTCGAAAACTTgatattttagataaaaaatactgtattttttacatagaaaacttcaaaataatattgtttCGATGTGTACATGTTTAAGTGTTCTATTTCTATTTGTGTCCGTGCTGCATAGATGGCTACTTTTTAGTCCATGCTACTTGGAAGTTAGTAGAGTGAGCCTGAGCTAATATGGCTGTGGGTAACAAATAGTAAGTTGATATGTAATAGTGAAGGGACCAAATATATACTCACCAGGGTCCAGAAGAAAGGCTATAGAGACTGGTGGAGAGAGTATTTGATACTGGTGTTAGATTaagatttccaaaaatcaaatagtCTTGAATGGATAACCCAAGGGTCTAATCACCCAAAAGACTCTaatctataacaaatataaaagtgtattcgcgGGGGGAACACTTTCGTtcacggacaaaaataccctctaCAGATTTTATCCAAGTTGATATTCCTAATTGtgacatataagaatatttgtGCTTAACCAATAGAAAGCTGACATTCCTAATTCATAAaggaaacatattaaaaataattataacagtAGCTAtcattatgtattaaatttctaatcttaaaaggaattgtgcaacaactatcattatgtgttaaattcctAATTCTAATAGAAATTGCACAGATAtatcattatatataaaagaatatgacgagtttcattaatattaaataatcattttataatatttgtgttaaagtttgtgttaaaattttgatatttttgatatttattagttatttactatgaaaaataatataaatttgtttcaatcatattatcattttttaataacaacaatatcaaaaattaaatctaatgcttaattctaacttttaacatccaataaaagaaattataattttataaaataattcaacaaaacaaataaaaatatacaagtctaataaaatttaaataataatatattattaaaaaaatatacaattataatattaaataacgggtTATATAGATATTgttaacgtgcgtagcacgtggccaaaaaaactagtcctaaaaaaaattgaattgtcAATTATTAGAATTACTCCTTAATTCTAGTATTTAACTCATGCTCTGTCTCATAAAGAAGAGCAATTTAGGGCTAGAATAATAAATCATCTTCTCTTTATATATCATCAATGCCACCCTAATGTATATACTTATAAAGaagattgattgatttgtgcCCATAACTTGACAACTCATTAAAATAAAGGGTATGTAATGATCTTCATCTCCTCATATTGAAGATTAAGACAGCCTATAAGTACTGTTAGAATAAAATTATCTTGCTCTAATTAGTTTGGACAACTAATTTGAAGATATTTGATACATGCAAAGCATTAGTTAATGACCCCAGTGTTGATTAAATCACTTTTGAGCACATGATGCTGAGTATAAAGAACATTCTATTAGTAGCAGAACAAATAAAAGGATGTAGTAACTTGCAAGAAAGCATTAATTCCAACTTTCCCCCTAAGGAGATGGTGACGAGATATATTTTACATCCCAAAGAGGCTATAATTGGAAATAACATTAAAGAAAAATTCGAGTAAAGAGTCAATTCGGTTTTTGAGCTGGTGACTTAAGGTCATATAATTCACTCTATGTTCTCTGATCAATTGAGAACGATACTCTATGTTTCTAgatcaattaaagataaaattgcaCAATAATAAGAAAGTTCGGGGAccgaaataatttaattttatctttaactGTCCGCAGTTGACTAACATTTCCGAAAGTGATTTATTTGACGCTGAATCACAACTAGTTCAAGGGCCGGATgattttttacttaaaaatttTATGAACTGCAGATAAATCACAAACAACATATTGCAATAAGTAGCATGCcaaatattcataaaaagaaaGTTGCATACCGAATAGGGAGAGCAAACGGTCAGTTAAACTGAATTAATCTATCAATTTTGCAAAGTTTGTtaaatcttttatttaatttggttggttcgtttgataaaaaaagtagttgtagttaaaagttttaaaaattcagttaattgaattaaccaaattttttttattcattatatttttaccggtttataaatttagttgTCTAATTCAATCGGTTCGTTTTTTCTATTTAAGATTTGACTTATTTGATTTTACTTATTTCAATCGGTTAagttaaatagataaaataactCGATTAATTTAATCTTTATAACTGGCTATTTGCTCACGTGGTCGTTTATTACAGAATCGAAAATTCCAAAATTGAATTAACTGATAGACTAAATGCTCAAAACCGCCAACCAAATAAGAAACTCAATAGAAACCGAACtgacaaaaaaagaagaaaatatacAAAATCGAACTGAACCAAatagtttggtttgattaaaactgacaaaacaaattttaaatctaTTCAGATGGTTTAGTTAATTTGAATAATCTTAATCCTAAACCAAATCAATAACCAAAACATTATCAAAATTGAACCGATCGAGTCCAAATTTATAACCGAACGAAATTGATCGAAAGTCATCAATTCGGTTAGTTAATTTGGTCGATCGGATGTCTGCTCACCCCTAACTTGAATGGCATGAGAGGCAGGGGAATTTTGAGTAGCTAAGGTAATGCCCTTTCATGAGCCATCATAGTTTGGTGGGTTCAAAAGAAATGAGGCACCACCACCACCATATTTAGGAGTGCACTGCTTTCATCATTCCTTGGAAATGCTACTTTGCCCCACTCCTTTTTATAACAatcaataaacaaacaaaaaataggAAATACGgaaaattatacaacacaaccgTTACGCTATAGCATTCATGCAACAAATTAATAGTGCGTTAGTTATGTGcaaaattgaataataaaaaaagaaaattaaaagattatctaTCGAAAATGCTCATTGATTtgaaatgacgtggcgcaacagttgtatgggataaacacttaaaaaaatacatatagttCATAAAGATTCTTGATTAAGGTTTAAACTTTAAACCAAAAAAGCTTAACAAGAACCACTTAGCTGCAAACTCATAAACATAACATAACAAACTGGCAATTAAGTTTGGTCTCTTAACAAACTGTCATTGCTTCAATACAAAGGCtttttaaaccttttgcttatgcagttttaataaattttgtgtTGAGAATTTGATGAGTTTTGCTTTCCAGTTGGGACATGGAGGATAAATATTACTATTATATCCCAAGTATCTTTTGACATTTTGGCCAGCCAGTAAGGGTAATAATTGCAATCATGGTATTTgctttcttccttttcttttcaactTTTTCCAATAACATGGCCActgtttttattctttttactaAGTTCTAATGTTGGagtttaaaatatataagtatCAAATTTATAGTTGTGATTATTGGTACTTGGTAAAATGATGAGTAATGTTCATTGACAACTTTTATCTCTCTTTCATTATGTAATctctaaactttaatttataaatttattctctTTCAACTTCTATATATATTAAACTTTCTTGCattgaataatttaaatttcttgcatttttgtttggtttgatttttcagaattctaaaaaaatgaaaattttcagaatattaaaaatattaacatgACATATTTCTTACATCGAATAATTACTAGATTCGTCAACTTTCTTAACTGAAAAAAATGGATTAGAATCCTTTCAATTTGATTGAACATCGCGTATCATGTTCaatcaatttatacttttcgttataaaaataaatggtgTAGATTAGAAAAGTTATAATTCtcttttttagagaaaaaaatttaaattatgttaaattaatttataccgtccatttttataaaaaaaatagcaatatATAGCTGGTAGTTAAAGAGTTATTGCTTATCCTAGTACATAGTTTGGAAGTTGCCCATATATGGAAATCTTAATCTTTATACTTGAGTTAGTtacaaaacatttgtatttattcaCTTTACCTAACT
This window contains:
- the LOC126653453 gene encoding nicotinamide adenine dinucleotide transporter 1, chloroplastic, with protein sequence MSTDSPHPPTSRCLLYNAGAGAAAGVIAATFVCPLDVIKTRFQVHGLPNLQNHPRIKGSLIVGSLDQIFQKEGLRGMYRGLGPTVLALLPNWAVYFTIYDQFKSFLSSNGENHLSLGATVIAASGAGAATTIFTNPLWVVKTRLQTQGIRPGVVPYRGTLSALRRIAHEEGIRGLYSGLVPALAGISHVAIQFPTYEKIKSYLADRHNTTMDKLSARDVAVASSVSKIFASTLTYPHEVVRSRLQEQGHHSEKRYSGMVDCIRKVFQQDGIHGFYRGCATNLIRTTPAAVITFTSFEMIHRFLVARYSPDTCPNTL